The following are from one region of the Acidobacteriota bacterium genome:
- a CDS encoding hybrid sensor histidine kinase/response regulator → MNEPTKHLGDILIVDDNPINLNLLSGMLAEHKYRVRVATSGKRALAAVRSCLPDLILLDITMPEMDGYEVCRQLKADPQTRDVPVIFISALDETMDKVKAFQIGGLDYVSKPFQFEEVLVRIENQLKISRLQREMVQKNAELENANLKLKELDRIKANFTAMLVHDLKSPLSVVKGTFEMFALEETLTEQGQILLTSADRSVDKILDLINEVLEVFRSEAQDLTLSCKVIDPTQILQAAVEEIRLAATSQNVSLTVNFGPNLPKIPVDVGKIERVFSNLLSNAVKFTPPGGSISVDTEVSRGTGVESGSTFLVVNITDTGEGIPADVLPYIFDPYQQATTKRSKLGVGLGLAIVKRIVAAHGGNVSVRSKVGVGSCFTVTLPTAGS, encoded by the coding sequence ATGAATGAACCGACCAAACACCTTGGCGACATTCTGATTGTTGACGATAACCCTATCAATTTGAACCTGTTATCAGGCATGTTAGCCGAACACAAATACCGGGTTCGGGTAGCCACCAGCGGAAAACGCGCCCTGGCCGCCGTGCGAAGCTGTCTTCCGGATTTGATCCTGCTCGATATCACCATGCCGGAAATGGATGGGTATGAAGTCTGCCGTCAGTTGAAAGCTGACCCACAAACGCGAGATGTCCCGGTGATTTTTATTAGCGCCCTGGACGAAACAATGGACAAAGTGAAAGCTTTCCAGATTGGTGGCCTGGATTATGTGTCAAAGCCGTTTCAATTTGAGGAAGTCCTGGTCCGCATCGAGAATCAACTCAAGATTTCTCGCCTGCAACGCGAAATGGTCCAGAAGAACGCTGAACTCGAAAACGCCAACCTGAAGCTCAAGGAACTGGATCGGATTAAAGCCAACTTTACGGCGATGCTGGTTCACGATTTGAAATCTCCCTTGAGTGTGGTCAAAGGCACGTTCGAGATGTTTGCGTTGGAAGAAACCCTGACGGAACAGGGGCAGATTCTCTTAACTTCCGCTGACCGCAGTGTGGATAAAATCCTGGATCTGATCAACGAAGTCCTCGAAGTCTTCCGGTCCGAAGCTCAAGACCTGACCTTGAGCTGTAAAGTCATAGACCCAACCCAGATTTTACAGGCCGCAGTTGAAGAAATCCGCCTCGCTGCCACCAGCCAGAATGTTTCACTCACGGTCAACTTTGGTCCGAATCTTCCCAAAATCCCGGTTGATGTTGGAAAAATTGAGCGGGTGTTTTCAAACCTGCTATCCAATGCCGTGAAATTCACACCTCCGGGCGGCTCGATTTCAGTTGATACCGAAGTCAGCCGCGGCACCGGGGTCGAATCCGGTTCAACCTTCCTGGTGGTCAACATCACTGACACGGGCGAAGGGATTCCAGCCGATGTCTTGCCTTATATTTTTGACCCATACCAGCAGGCAACCACCAAACGCTCAAAACTTGGCGTCGGGCTCGGTCTGGCCATTGTCAAACGAATTGTGGCGGCCCACGGCGGCAACGTCTCCGTCCGCAGTAAAGTCGGTGTTGGGTCGTGCTTTACCGTTACCCTGCCGACGGCTGGAAGCTGA
- a CDS encoding aldo/keto reductase, translated as MQQRKLGRNGLVVSALGLGCMGMSHAYGVPDDAESMRVLHRYVELGGNFLDTAEVYGPYKNEELLGRFLREVPREKLVIATKFGFRIDPQTGAPTGLNSSPDNIRKVCDDSLRRLGIETIDLFYQHRVDPAFPIEETVGVMAELVTAGKVRALGLSEAGPETLRRAAAVHPIAALQSEFSLWTRDPETNGVFTACRELGIGFVPFSPLGRGFLTGVIQSTAEIGENDFRRTNPRFQDEAFQKNLELAAHVKALAARKGCTPAQLALAWVLAQGEDIVPIPGTKRVKYLEDNLGALDVELSGDELEELDRLFPPGIAGPRYTAAMMAWVSK; from the coding sequence ATGCAGCAGCGCAAACTCGGAAGAAATGGCCTGGTCGTCTCGGCGCTGGGCCTGGGCTGTATGGGAATGTCACACGCCTACGGTGTGCCTGACGATGCCGAATCCATGCGGGTTCTCCATCGGTATGTGGAGCTTGGTGGGAATTTCCTTGATACTGCGGAAGTGTACGGACCATACAAGAACGAAGAATTATTAGGCCGGTTTCTCCGCGAAGTACCGCGTGAAAAGCTCGTCATCGCCACCAAATTTGGCTTCCGGATTGACCCGCAAACCGGTGCGCCAACTGGTCTGAATAGTTCGCCAGATAACATTCGCAAAGTCTGTGACGACAGCCTGCGCCGACTTGGAATTGAAACTATAGATTTGTTCTATCAACATCGGGTGGACCCGGCTTTCCCGATTGAAGAAACGGTCGGGGTGATGGCCGAACTGGTCACGGCTGGAAAGGTTCGGGCATTGGGACTTTCTGAAGCTGGTCCTGAAACGTTGCGCCGGGCGGCAGCAGTTCATCCCATCGCGGCCTTGCAGAGTGAGTTTTCGCTCTGGACGCGTGACCCGGAAACCAATGGCGTCTTCACTGCCTGCCGGGAACTGGGAATTGGGTTTGTGCCATTTAGTCCGCTTGGACGCGGATTTCTCACCGGTGTCATCCAAAGCACGGCTGAGATTGGTGAAAACGACTTTCGCCGAACCAACCCGCGCTTTCAAGACGAAGCGTTTCAGAAAAACCTTGAACTGGCCGCTCATGTCAAGGCACTGGCTGCCCGCAAAGGCTGTACTCCGGCTCAGTTAGCTCTGGCCTGGGTGCTGGCCCAGGGCGAAGATATTGTGCCAATTCCTGGTACCAAGCGGGTGAAGTATCTTGAAGACAACCTGGGTGCCCTGGATGTCGAGCTTTCGGGTGATGAGCTTGAGGAACTTGACCGATTGTTCCCGCCAGGAATTGCGGGTCCACGCTACACCGCAGCAATGATGGCGTGGGTCAGTAAATAG
- a CDS encoding response regulator, with protein sequence MRCGSIILCCVIGLFLSMMRVLPAAAAPASLPGQKPSPQAHPPNGRPGLKIFTTQDGIPQSALLSLAFDQKGYLWAGTQDGAARYNGQTWQVINLPERFVSNYIRTVLGTGDGSVWFGTRNGGLARFKDNQWTTFNTSNGLPSNAIFALVETSPQPGQSTLWVGTDAGLVWFDGQSWKRITTGTGLPGNNITCLHPAAFPDGQSGLWVGTDRGLVKVTNQQVQLVSTSSNLRAQPILSLWQSPSLSQDKPLWVATATGLFRIANGTETEVIFPTGFSSRGIRCLTTTLDAGGTESLWVGVEQGLLQLKDGDWTRYDQTSGLPTNTVISLLRPHTAPASPTLWIGTGRGLVRLTDNSWRSFGQSDGLPDDEVYSIHETKDQTLWIGTENGLARWEATQRTIIQGTPPLPKNRVLCLYETTDPQGDPTLWVGTSGGLVRFHRGNWSTVSEIPSGSVRHLLETTTPDGKKVLWAATQFGLARAVDGQWTFMTRQQGLPSNMVLSVLETRSPDGTPTIWAGTDSGLGRWLNGVWNVFTIHSGLPNNIVRALHESIAPDGTQMLWIGSSGGVARLTLNGSQSSWETLSDQTIPALPNNVIYQIREDDRGRLYLTTNKGVVQLTPPADLKRVPRMDEYVLHTFTTEDGLAHDEANSGASWIDQQGRLWVGTVGGMAVYDTRQDPPPRSPSPLLIEQVQLWANAGQGWWWGSPSPVPATVESHPVFQIDRQALAYQYTNLVFQYALLEFFRDSETRYRTQLIGYDTNPSGWSTDPKREYTNLPNGQYVFQVWAKNYAGTINGPVSVTFSIRPAPWKTWWAYLFFAVTLGGLGYGLVQFRLRSLNQRTQWLEDRVLQRTQELAATIEHLRQSEYQAHQAHQEAIDEKRNAQAAAQEAIEAKNKAIEANRAKTTFLANMSHELRTPLNAILGFAQVMDRKLNRSAEDLENLAVIRRSSEHLLGLINDILDVARLEAGRMTLNEHVFHLSALLRSLEEMFRLRAHRKDLQFEFSTSPDLPEYTWADEGKLRQVLIKLLENAFKYTGIGYVAFRATWSESGATFEIEDTGQGIRPDDLQVIFEAFAQSQHDQKYKEGIGLGLTICEKFVRLMGGTLEVKSQPGEGSTFRVHLPLQPVNREDRVAANKHKVIGLAAGQPQFRVLVADGKWENIALLDKMLTPLGFKVILASDGKEAIDHWVNHRPHVVLIDGRLPIWDGYTTTKKIRQLEMDERLSSNLSIRTVILAVTSSSFEFSQETLLEAGFDDHLNRPIREEMLLRHLAEHLGIQYQYEATDSSETAHAENTPSTQLTPEVLSALPQELISNLQKALNEGNISVTEDLASQIENTNPALALEIRQYLKGYQFDELLELIDQGTRQRQE encoded by the coding sequence ATGCGCTGCGGGTCAATCATCCTGTGTTGTGTGATCGGACTTTTTCTTTCGATGATGAGAGTCCTGCCAGCAGCAGCGGCCCCAGCCTCTCTTCCTGGTCAGAAGCCATCACCCCAGGCTCATCCTCCCAATGGTCGCCCAGGGCTCAAAATCTTCACCACGCAGGATGGCATTCCCCAAAGCGCACTGCTGTCGTTGGCCTTTGATCAAAAAGGATATTTGTGGGCAGGGACTCAGGATGGCGCGGCCAGATATAATGGTCAGACGTGGCAGGTCATCAATCTTCCGGAACGGTTTGTCTCCAATTATATCCGCACGGTGCTGGGAACAGGTGACGGCAGCGTCTGGTTTGGAACCCGCAACGGTGGGCTGGCCCGATTCAAGGATAACCAGTGGACCACCTTTAATACCTCGAATGGATTGCCCAGTAATGCCATCTTTGCTCTGGTTGAAACCAGCCCCCAGCCGGGTCAATCAACCCTGTGGGTTGGGACCGATGCGGGATTGGTTTGGTTTGATGGACAATCCTGGAAACGAATCACCACGGGTACCGGACTGCCAGGCAACAATATTACCTGCCTTCACCCCGCTGCATTTCCAGATGGTCAATCCGGACTCTGGGTTGGGACCGACCGGGGGTTGGTTAAAGTCACCAACCAGCAGGTCCAGCTTGTCTCCACCTCTTCAAATCTGCGGGCCCAACCCATTCTTTCCCTCTGGCAGTCGCCTTCCTTGAGCCAGGACAAACCATTGTGGGTTGCGACCGCCACGGGTCTCTTCCGGATCGCCAACGGAACAGAAACCGAAGTGATCTTTCCAACCGGGTTCTCTTCCCGAGGAATCCGCTGCCTCACCACCACATTGGACGCCGGTGGAACTGAATCGCTGTGGGTCGGAGTGGAACAGGGACTGTTACAACTCAAAGATGGGGACTGGACCAGGTATGACCAAACCTCTGGTTTGCCCACCAACACGGTTATTTCCCTGCTCAGGCCACATACGGCTCCGGCTTCGCCGACATTGTGGATAGGCACTGGCCGGGGACTGGTTCGGTTAACCGACAATAGCTGGCGGTCATTTGGCCAAAGCGACGGCCTTCCCGATGATGAAGTCTATAGCATCCATGAAACCAAAGACCAAACCCTGTGGATTGGCACGGAAAACGGTCTGGCCCGGTGGGAAGCCACTCAACGAACCATCATTCAGGGAACTCCGCCACTTCCCAAAAACCGGGTGCTGTGCCTGTATGAAACAACTGACCCGCAAGGTGATCCAACGCTGTGGGTTGGAACCTCGGGTGGACTGGTTCGATTTCATCGGGGAAACTGGTCAACCGTGTCGGAAATCCCCTCTGGAAGCGTGCGGCACCTCCTTGAAACCACCACCCCAGACGGGAAAAAAGTATTGTGGGCGGCAACCCAGTTTGGCCTCGCCCGCGCCGTGGATGGACAGTGGACGTTTATGACCCGGCAGCAGGGGTTGCCCAGCAATATGGTTTTGAGCGTACTTGAAACCCGCTCGCCCGATGGAACACCAACCATCTGGGCTGGAACCGATAGTGGATTGGGGCGCTGGCTCAATGGCGTGTGGAATGTGTTTACCATCCACTCCGGCCTGCCAAACAACATTGTGCGGGCGCTCCACGAATCAATCGCACCCGACGGAACACAGATGCTTTGGATTGGCTCTTCCGGTGGGGTGGCCCGATTGACCCTCAATGGCTCTCAATCGTCCTGGGAAACGCTTTCCGATCAGACCATACCCGCCCTTCCAAATAATGTCATTTACCAGATTCGAGAAGATGACCGGGGACGGCTGTATTTGACCACCAACAAAGGCGTGGTTCAGTTAACACCGCCGGCAGACCTCAAGCGGGTGCCTCGGATGGACGAATATGTGCTTCACACTTTTACCACCGAGGATGGGCTGGCACATGACGAAGCGAATTCCGGGGCGTCCTGGATTGACCAGCAAGGCCGGCTTTGGGTTGGAACCGTCGGTGGAATGGCGGTGTATGATACCCGCCAGGATCCGCCTCCCCGCTCCCCGTCACCACTTTTAATCGAGCAGGTCCAGCTCTGGGCCAACGCCGGTCAGGGATGGTGGTGGGGATCGCCTTCCCCAGTGCCTGCCACGGTGGAATCACACCCGGTTTTCCAGATTGATCGCCAGGCCCTTGCCTACCAGTACACTAATCTGGTGTTTCAGTATGCACTTTTGGAGTTTTTCCGGGATTCGGAAACCCGATATCGCACCCAACTGATCGGCTATGACACCAACCCTTCAGGGTGGAGCACCGATCCTAAACGGGAATATACCAACCTTCCCAACGGCCAATATGTGTTCCAGGTGTGGGCCAAAAATTATGCGGGCACCATCAATGGCCCGGTCTCAGTCACTTTTTCGATTCGTCCGGCCCCCTGGAAAACCTGGTGGGCCTATTTGTTCTTTGCCGTGACCCTGGGCGGGTTGGGATATGGGTTAGTTCAGTTTCGCTTGCGGTCGCTCAACCAACGGACTCAGTGGCTTGAAGACCGGGTGTTGCAACGCACCCAGGAACTGGCAGCCACCATCGAGCACCTGCGCCAGTCTGAATACCAAGCCCACCAGGCCCACCAGGAAGCAATTGATGAAAAAAGAAATGCCCAGGCAGCCGCCCAGGAGGCCATCGAAGCCAAAAACAAAGCCATTGAAGCCAATCGAGCGAAAACCACATTCCTGGCCAACATGAGCCACGAATTACGCACTCCGCTCAATGCCATTCTCGGATTTGCGCAGGTCATGGACCGTAAACTCAATCGCAGTGCGGAAGACCTTGAAAATCTGGCCGTCATCCGGCGCAGCAGTGAACATCTGCTCGGTCTCATCAATGATATTCTGGACGTCGCCCGGCTTGAGGCAGGACGCATGACCCTGAACGAGCACGTGTTTCACCTTTCGGCTTTGTTAAGAAGCCTGGAAGAAATGTTCCGCCTCCGCGCTCATCGCAAAGACCTTCAGTTTGAGTTCAGCACCTCGCCTGACCTTCCCGAATATACCTGGGCGGATGAAGGCAAATTGCGTCAAGTCCTGATTAAACTCCTGGAAAATGCCTTTAAATACACCGGGATCGGCTATGTTGCCTTCCGGGCCACCTGGTCGGAATCAGGTGCCACCTTCGAGATTGAAGACACCGGCCAGGGAATTCGCCCGGATGACCTTCAGGTGATTTTCGAAGCTTTTGCCCAAAGCCAGCACGATCAGAAATACAAAGAAGGCATCGGATTGGGACTCACGATTTGTGAAAAATTTGTTCGACTGATGGGTGGGACACTTGAGGTCAAAAGTCAGCCCGGAGAAGGTTCAACTTTCCGGGTTCATTTACCGCTCCAACCTGTCAACCGGGAAGACCGAGTCGCAGCCAATAAACACAAAGTCATCGGTCTTGCCGCTGGTCAGCCACAATTTCGGGTGCTCGTGGCCGATGGGAAATGGGAAAATATTGCTTTACTTGACAAAATGCTGACTCCACTTGGGTTCAAGGTCATTCTGGCCAGCGATGGCAAAGAAGCGATTGATCACTGGGTCAACCACCGGCCACATGTGGTTTTGATTGATGGACGGCTTCCAATTTGGGATGGCTACACAACGACCAAGAAAATCAGACAACTTGAAATGGATGAACGACTTAGCTCTAATCTATCCATTCGAACGGTTATCCTGGCAGTTACATCGAGCAGCTTTGAATTCAGCCAGGAAACACTGCTTGAAGCCGGCTTTGATGACCACCTGAATCGGCCCATTCGTGAAGAAATGCTGCTCCGACATCTGGCCGAACACCTCGGAATCCAGTATCAATATGAGGCCACTGACAGTTCCGAAACTGCCCACGCCGAAAATACACCATCAACTCAACTCACCCCAGAAGTGTTATCGGCCTTGCCCCAGGAATTGATTTCAAATCTGCAAAAAGCACTCAACGAAGGGAATATTTCGGTAACTGAAGATTTGGCCAGCCAGATCGAGAACACCAATCCAGCCCTGGCCCTTGAAATCCGCCAATATCTCAAAGGCTACCAATTTGATGAATTGCTGGAGCTGATTGACCAGGGAACCCGGCAGCGGCAGGAATGA